A single window of Anaerocolumna chitinilytica DNA harbors:
- a CDS encoding dienelactone hydrolase family protein, with product MIRKASNKKNAVIILHEIYGINSFIEGICNDYKLQGFDVFCPDMIHRERFLYSEAAQAYQYFLNNKGFEYYKGIEELVSELKLTYDKVFIIGFSVGATIAWRCCEQTNCDGIICCYGSRIREYMSLQPSNPVLLLFAKHDSFEVEIVAEQLGGKPNVDLHILQASHGFMDCYSDRFNKEQTQIAKMYIRHFLNSLL from the coding sequence ATGATCAGAAAAGCAAGTAATAAAAAAAATGCAGTAATAATCCTGCATGAAATTTATGGGATAAATAGCTTTATAGAAGGAATTTGTAATGACTATAAATTGCAGGGATTTGATGTGTTTTGCCCTGACATGATACATAGAGAACGGTTTTTGTATTCAGAAGCTGCACAAGCGTATCAGTATTTCTTGAACAATAAGGGGTTTGAATATTACAAGGGAATAGAAGAATTAGTTTCAGAGCTAAAGCTTACCTATGATAAAGTATTTATTATTGGGTTTAGTGTAGGTGCCACGATTGCCTGGAGGTGTTGTGAGCAGACAAATTGTGATGGAATTATATGCTGTTATGGTTCTCGTATCCGCGAATATATGTCACTACAACCATCAAATCCAGTGCTTTTACTTTTTGCGAAGCATGATTCCTTCGAGGTAGAAATTGTCGCTGAACAGCTTGGTGGGAAACCAAATGTCGATTTACATATATTACAGGCAAGTCATGGATTTATGGATTGTTATTCTGATCGCTTTAACAAGGAACAAACGCAAATAGCAAAAATGTATATACGACACTTTCTAAATAGTTTGTTATAA
- a CDS encoding S8 family peptidase: MTLEEHYKIISNDYADLFIEYNRNPKLLEIFPNSTPHLINTRFAIAYVPSNQLNSTFISQFSYSAIPNLYGLTSQESLEASGVRKLRRIPGFNLLGKDVLVGIIDTGIDYKNPIFLHPDGSSKIQYLWDQALDSNNVPERFFYGTEFTKNQIDQALTNNDPLSLVPSTDENGHGTMLAGIMAGSEDVKNNFYGVAPEADLIVVKLKQAKQNLKDFYIIPPDNPCYQENDIMWGIEYILQRAEELKRPCAVCIGLGSSQGGHDGRGALSNLLSIYSGVPGFIICLPAGNEGDKKRHYSNFITPSDAPKAFELNIGEQELGFSMEFWGNPPNIYSIDISSPTGEFIPSITKSLKSHQLVSFLFEKTLIDVDYQLIESRTSAELILLRFHNPTPGIWRFHIYSKGNTMGAYNIWLPMNGFISKDTYFLQPDPYTTITSPGDGTAPITVTAYNPDNDSLFLGASKGYTRDGIIKPELAAPGVNIVTPTLGNGFIYSSGTGIAAAHVAGISAIMLEWGIIRGFYPDMDTEVIKKYLIRGAKRSNTQQYPNKDLGYGIVDIYNVFNVLRTDFPSVPNQY; encoded by the coding sequence ATGACCTTGGAAGAACACTATAAAATTATAAGTAATGATTATGCCGATTTATTTATAGAGTATAATAGAAATCCAAAATTATTAGAGATTTTCCCTAATTCTACTCCTCATTTGATAAATACTAGATTTGCTATTGCTTATGTTCCTTCCAATCAATTAAATAGTACCTTTATCAGTCAATTCAGTTATTCCGCCATACCTAACCTGTATGGCCTAACAAGCCAGGAAAGCCTGGAGGCTTCCGGTGTCCGGAAACTACGAAGGATTCCTGGCTTTAACCTTCTTGGTAAAGACGTATTGGTCGGCATCATTGATACGGGAATTGATTATAAAAATCCAATTTTTCTACATCCGGATGGTTCCTCTAAAATTCAATATTTATGGGATCAAGCCCTGGATAGTAATAACGTACCGGAACGGTTTTTCTACGGCACAGAATTCACTAAAAATCAGATAGATCAGGCATTAACAAATAATGATCCATTGTCTTTGGTTCCAAGTACGGACGAAAACGGCCATGGTACCATGCTGGCAGGAATCATGGCCGGCTCAGAGGATGTAAAAAATAATTTCTATGGAGTTGCCCCGGAAGCTGACCTTATTGTTGTTAAATTAAAACAGGCAAAGCAAAATTTAAAGGATTTTTATATTATTCCCCCTGATAACCCCTGTTATCAGGAAAATGATATTATGTGGGGTATCGAGTACATTTTACAAAGGGCAGAAGAGCTAAAACGCCCCTGTGCCGTATGTATCGGCCTTGGCTCTTCCCAAGGTGGACATGACGGAAGAGGTGCATTAAGTAACTTGTTATCGATATACAGTGGTGTACCAGGTTTTATCATCTGCCTTCCCGCCGGTAATGAAGGAGATAAAAAACGGCACTACAGTAATTTCATTACTCCTTCAGACGCCCCCAAAGCTTTTGAACTGAATATTGGAGAACAGGAACTTGGCTTTTCTATGGAATTTTGGGGCAATCCCCCAAATATTTATTCTATCGATATTTCATCTCCTACCGGTGAATTTATACCAAGTATAACCAAAAGCCTCAAATCCCACCAGCTTGTCTCCTTTCTCTTTGAAAAAACTTTAATTGATGTTGATTATCAATTAATAGAATCACGTACTTCTGCAGAATTAATTTTACTGCGCTTTCATAATCCCACACCCGGTATATGGAGATTCCATATTTACAGCAAAGGAAATACCATGGGAGCTTATAATATCTGGCTTCCCATGAATGGTTTCATTTCAAAGGACACCTATTTTCTCCAGCCAGACCCTTATACGACTATTACTTCCCCCGGGGATGGAACAGCACCTATCACCGTTACAGCTTATAATCCGGATAATGATTCTTTGTTTCTTGGAGCAAGCAAAGGTTATACCCGGGATGGAATTATTAAGCCAGAGCTTGCTGCTCCCGGTGTAAATATAGTCACGCCAACCCTTGGTAATGGCTTTATCTATTCTTCCGGTACGGGAATCGCCGCTGCACATGTTGCCGGAATATCTGCTATAATGCTGGAATGGGGTATCATTCGTGGATTTTATCCGGATATGGATACCGAAGTAATTAAAAAATATTTGATTCGAGGTGCAAAGAGAAGCAATACCCAGCAGTATCCGAACAAAGACTTGGGTTATGGTATTGTAGATATCTATAATGTCTTTAATGTATTAAGAACAGATTTTCCATCGGTACCCAATCAATACTAA